Sequence from the Ancalomicrobiaceae bacterium S20 genome:
TCAAGTGGGTGCCGAACGGCATCCCGGGCGTCGAGGTTCGGCTGCCGATCCTGTGGTCGAAGGGCGTCGGCGAGGGGCGGATCACGCCGAACGAGTTCGTCGCGCTGACTTCCACGAACCACGCCAAGATCTACGGCCTCTACCCGGAAAAGGGCTCGATCGGCGTCGGCTTCGACGCCGACATCGTGCTGTGGGATCCGAACCGCAAGGAGACGATCCGGCAGGAGCTCATGCACCACGGCTCCGACTACACGCCCTTCGAAGGCATCGCGGTCACCGGCTGGCCGGTCATGACGATCCTGCGCGGCGCTGTGGTCGCCGAAGAGGGCAGGATCCTCGGCACCAAGGCGGACGGCAAGTTCCTGAAGCGCGGGCTTTCACCTTACGCGGTGCCGACCGGGCGGACCTATCTCTGAACCGGCGATGCGCGGCGGAGGTCATCCGGACGGCCGCCGCCCGCAGCGGCAGAGGCCGGCAATGAGGATTTAGATTGATGCTCGTTTTGCATGCGGAACGCATATCGAGGGAGGCGTTCGCGCCTTTCGGCGCGCTGCTCGATCCGGCGATCGACCGGCCGCGGATCAACTTCGCCGGGCCGACGACCAACGATCGGCCGGCGGCGCGGGCCAATCTCGCGATCGTGCGCCCGCCGGTGGTGGCGAGCGGCGTCGTGATCGACGTGGTCGAACGGCACCCGTTCTCGACCCAGGCGTTCATGCCGCTCGATGTCGCGGCCTATGTGATCGTGGTGGCGCCGGACGGGGCGGACGGTCAGGCCGATCTCGACCGCGCGCGGGCCTTCGTCGTGCCGGGCACGACGGGGATCGTCTATGGCGTCGGCACCTGGCACGTCGGCATGAGCGTGCTCGAACGGCCCGGCGGCATGGCGATGCTGGTGCATGAGGACGGCACGGACGACGATTGCGAATACGTGACCGTGCCGGGGTTCTCGGTGGTGTGGTGAGGCGCGGGCGCCGGATCGCGGGTCCGGCGCCCTTCGCGACAGTCTTGGCGGGGCAGGGCGTCGCCGCGCGCCCCTCACTTCAGCGCTTGCAGCACCGACACGTAGTTGGCGACCGCCGCGCCGCCCATGTTGAAGATGCCCGCGACTTCGGCATCCTTGACCTGCATGTCGCCGGCAGTGCCGGTGAGCTGCATGGCGCTCATCACATGCATCGACACGCCGGTCGCGCCGATCGGATGGCCCTTGGACTTGAGGCCGCCCGAGGGGTTGACCGGCAACTTGCCGTCCTTGGTCGTGACGCCGTCGAGGATGGCGCGGGCGCCCTGGCCGGGCGCGGCGATGCCCATGGCTTCGTACTCGATCAGCTCGGCAATGGTGAAGCAGTCGTGGGTCTCGACGAGG
This genomic interval carries:
- a CDS encoding ureidoglycolate lyase, whose product is MLVLHAERISREAFAPFGALLDPAIDRPRINFAGPTTNDRPAARANLAIVRPPVVASGVVIDVVERHPFSTQAFMPLDVAAYVIVVAPDGADGQADLDRARAFVVPGTTGIVYGVGTWHVGMSVLERPGGMAMLVHEDGTDDDCEYVTVPGFSVVW